From a single Chloracidobacterium thermophilum B genomic region:
- a CDS encoding CYTH and CHAD domain-containing protein produces the protein MGRSVNAPEVATAAAPVEIEIKLALSPRLMPRFRRHPLLRQAARSRAKLYTLYVDTPDAALLRQGIALRLRRSGRRWLQTLKAGAGSGGLLAERPEWEMPVSGKRLKLDLLPAEARSLLPPEAAASLAPCFETEVWRDTWQLNHEGALIEVALDRGEVRAGARVCPIAEVELELRSGDLPPLFDIAERLAADLPFQLEPRSKAQRGYQLVGALPCTPVKASPPLLLLDAPASVSFQHIVRSCLRQFEANLPGLLSTSDPDPEFIHQMRVALRRMRAAIGLLRFMGYTKPDWLGELKWLMGELSVARDWDVLATETLPRIQAHLPQPERLAVLLEAAEAQRRAANDRARAAVTSPRLVPLWLKVERELALLPVSPATTADWSRAALRRRRRQLVRLGERLHELDATERHAMRIAAKKLRYSAEFFAVWHPKAARRFIRHLADLQDVLGVLNDAAVTVRLLSELAPAGEAASREAVGLVMGFLACEQAYRLARLEQLWREFHDIPPYWKKGKPPLPAEVHAED, from the coding sequence ATGGGTAGGTCAGTCAATGCACCGGAGGTCGCCACGGCGGCTGCTCCGGTCGAAATCGAAATCAAACTGGCGCTCTCGCCCAGGCTGATGCCCCGCTTCAGACGGCATCCTCTTCTGCGCCAGGCGGCGCGGTCCCGCGCCAAACTGTACACCCTGTATGTGGACACCCCGGATGCCGCCCTGCTCCGCCAGGGCATTGCCCTGCGCCTGCGCCGCAGTGGACGCCGCTGGCTGCAAACCCTGAAGGCGGGGGCTGGCAGCGGTGGGCTGCTTGCCGAACGCCCGGAGTGGGAGATGCCGGTTTCCGGCAAACGCCTGAAGTTGGACCTGCTGCCTGCTGAAGCCCGGTCGCTGCTCCCGCCGGAGGCTGCCGCCAGCCTTGCGCCCTGTTTCGAGACAGAAGTCTGGCGCGACACCTGGCAACTCAACCACGAGGGCGCTCTCATTGAAGTCGCCCTGGATCGCGGTGAAGTACGCGCCGGAGCACGGGTCTGCCCTATTGCCGAAGTTGAACTGGAACTCAGGAGCGGCGACCTGCCGCCGTTGTTCGACATCGCCGAACGCCTGGCCGCCGACCTGCCATTCCAACTCGAACCTCGCAGCAAGGCGCAGCGTGGCTACCAGCTCGTGGGTGCATTGCCCTGCACGCCGGTCAAAGCCAGCCCGCCGCTCCTGCTGCTCGATGCTCCGGCCAGTGTGTCGTTTCAGCACATCGTACGGAGTTGCCTGCGCCAGTTTGAAGCCAATCTGCCGGGCCTGCTCAGCACGTCCGATCCCGACCCCGAATTCATTCACCAGATGCGGGTTGCCCTGCGCCGTATGCGGGCGGCCATCGGCCTGCTGCGCTTTATGGGCTATACCAAACCGGACTGGCTTGGCGAACTCAAGTGGCTGATGGGTGAACTGTCCGTAGCGCGTGACTGGGACGTGCTGGCGACGGAAACCCTGCCCCGGATTCAGGCGCATCTGCCGCAACCGGAGCGGCTGGCCGTCCTGCTTGAAGCTGCCGAAGCGCAGCGCCGGGCGGCCAATGACCGGGCGCGCGCGGCAGTGACATCGCCGCGTCTGGTACCGTTGTGGCTGAAGGTTGAGCGCGAGCTGGCACTGCTGCCCGTCTCGCCGGCCACGACGGCCGACTGGTCGCGGGCGGCCCTGCGCCGCCGGCGGCGCCAGTTGGTACGCCTGGGCGAGCGGTTGCACGAGCTGGATGCCACTGAACGCCATGCCATGCGGATTGCGGCCAAAAAACTCCGCTACAGCGCGGAATTTTTTGCCGTCTGGCATCCCAAGGCGGCCCGGCGCTTCATCCGGCACCTGGCCGACCTGCAGGATGTGCTGGGCGTACTCAATGATGCCGCCGTGACGGTGCGCCTGCTGTCCGAGCTTGCTCCAGCCGGCGAGGCTGCCAGCCGGGAAGCCGTGGGCCTGGTCATGGGCTTTCTGGCCTGTGAGCAGGCCTACCGTCTGGCCAGGCTGGAGCAGCTCTGGCGCGAGTTCCACGACATCCCGCCCTACTGGAAAAAAGGCAAACCTCCCCTTCCGGCGGAAGTTCACGCAGAAGACTGA
- the chlG gene encoding chlorophyll synthase ChlG — translation MEGLRKRLAVKEGIAPSSLPLSRATPRTASPARHKVSAWVELLKPVTWIPVMCAYVAGALCSAAFTVASLADWRLWLGLLMSGPLISGTCQAMNDYFDRDVDAINEPYRPIPSGRIGLREATLGISLLCALTLLTAYLIHPWIVALAIIGIVNAHLYSAKPIKLKRIVWVGNATVAASYILLPWMSGELAFKGHISWTATAVAVCYVIASIGSMTTNDFKSLEGDARMGIHTLPQVFGVARGAWLGIFVLDAGQLAAAGLLALLGEWLWAVLVGATVLPQMWFQRTFLADPIHKAIWYNAHAQGFLVLGMFLAAWAVRA, via the coding sequence ATGGAAGGGTTGAGGAAACGTCTGGCCGTGAAAGAAGGTATTGCACCATCATCGCTTCCGCTGTCACGGGCGACACCTCGCACCGCCAGTCCGGCGCGCCATAAAGTCTCGGCATGGGTCGAGTTGCTCAAGCCTGTCACCTGGATTCCCGTCATGTGCGCCTACGTCGCTGGCGCCCTGTGCAGCGCTGCGTTCACCGTGGCGAGCCTCGCCGACTGGCGGCTGTGGCTGGGACTGCTGATGAGCGGGCCGCTCATTTCCGGCACCTGCCAGGCCATGAACGACTACTTCGACCGCGACGTGGATGCCATCAACGAACCCTACCGGCCCATTCCTTCAGGCCGGATTGGGCTGCGCGAAGCCACACTGGGCATCAGCCTGCTGTGCGCCCTCACCCTTCTGACGGCCTACCTCATCCATCCGTGGATTGTGGCGCTGGCGATCATCGGCATCGTCAACGCTCACCTTTACAGCGCCAAACCCATCAAGCTGAAGCGCATTGTGTGGGTCGGCAATGCCACGGTTGCGGCTTCGTACATCCTGCTTCCCTGGATGTCGGGCGAGCTGGCCTTCAAGGGCCACATCAGTTGGACGGCCACCGCCGTCGCCGTCTGCTACGTCATTGCCAGCATCGGCAGCATGACGACCAATGATTTCAAGTCACTTGAAGGCGATGCGCGGATGGGCATCCACACCCTGCCCCAGGTCTTTGGGGTGGCGCGGGGAGCCTGGCTGGGCATCTTCGTGCTGGACGCCGGACAACTCGCCGCCGCCGGACTGCTGGCGCTGCTGGGTGAATGGCTGTGGGCAGTGCTGGTGGGCGCTACGGTACTGCCGCAGATGTGGTTTCAGCGCACATTTCTGGCCGATCCCATCCACAAGGCTATCTGGTACAACGCCCACGCCCAGGGCTTTCTCGTGCTGGGGATGTTCCTTGCCGCCTGGGCCGTCCGCGCCTGA
- a CDS encoding fatty acid desaturase family protein — MVVGERGEEFRQTGRRPLLAPAVVKQLSALSPLRATSSLLLDWGIIVGLVTATVWLNHPLLWCLAPLGIAAAQHGLAILAHQAAHYRMYETRWLNDAVGMLCAAPLGVSMHTYRIIHRIHHNHLYSPIDPDMALMAGYPRGRWHLLKKFIKDLLGITAVKNYLYFFGRPLRRTAPEKPAAHVSIVDDTSENLRRAARRDQRFVIVFQVTLLVAAVAGGWWQSYVVLWLLPLVTLLQWLLRLRALCEHGAVADTSTPLRAARTNLVPWYIRWWLFPHQMHYHIEHHLYPSVPHYRLPACHAALREAGALADAEVSSSLRATWRKFYAPAARPTA; from the coding sequence GCCACTGCTGGCGCCGGCTGTGGTCAAACAGCTTTCGGCGCTCTCGCCGTTGCGGGCAACGTCTTCGCTGCTTCTTGACTGGGGTATCATCGTCGGTCTTGTCACCGCAACGGTCTGGCTCAACCATCCGCTGTTGTGGTGCCTGGCACCCTTAGGTATCGCGGCGGCGCAGCACGGACTGGCCATTCTAGCCCACCAGGCGGCGCACTACCGGATGTATGAAACCCGATGGCTCAACGATGCAGTGGGGATGCTGTGTGCTGCTCCGCTGGGGGTTTCCATGCACACGTACCGCATCATTCACCGGATTCACCACAACCATCTGTACAGCCCGATTGACCCGGACATGGCGCTGATGGCGGGGTATCCCCGTGGACGCTGGCACCTGCTCAAAAAGTTCATCAAGGACCTGCTGGGGATTACGGCGGTCAAAAACTACCTGTACTTTTTCGGCCGGCCGCTGCGCCGCACCGCGCCGGAAAAGCCAGCGGCACATGTGTCCATAGTGGATGACACTTCGGAAAACCTGCGGCGGGCGGCCCGTCGGGATCAGCGTTTTGTCATTGTCTTCCAGGTGACGCTGCTTGTCGCTGCCGTTGCTGGTGGGTGGTGGCAGAGTTATGTCGTTTTATGGCTTTTACCACTGGTAACGCTGCTTCAGTGGCTGTTGCGGCTGCGCGCGCTCTGTGAACATGGCGCGGTAGCGGACACTTCGACGCCGTTGCGTGCAGCGCGCACGAACCTGGTGCCGTGGTACATCCGCTGGTGGCTTTTCCCGCACCAGATGCACTATCACATCGAACATCACCTGTATCCCAGTGTGCCGCACTACCGGCTGCCGGCCTGCCATGCGGCATTGCGGGAAGCCGGCGCGCTGGCCGACGCTGAAGTGTCGTCGTCACTGCGTGCTACGTGGCGGAAGTTTTATGCGCCGGCTGCCCGGCCGACGGCGTGA